One Rhinolophus ferrumequinum isolate MPI-CBG mRhiFer1 chromosome 10, mRhiFer1_v1.p, whole genome shotgun sequence genomic window, TTTATAGATGTCTGCAGGAACAGGTTATCTGTTCTTTGAGGCTTACCTTGAGTGTCTTTTGTATCAACAGCTTTAATTATTGGAAAAATTCCTTTTCATATTGAGTTGAAATCTGCCCCATGTAACGTCTACCCTTTGGTCCTTGTTCTGCCTTCTGTAGAAATATTGACTGAATTCATTCCCACATGGAACTCCTTCAAATACTTGAAGCTGTGtggtctttctcctttcccaatcCACAAATCCTTTGTTCCTTCTTACCAAACATAGTCCTGTACTGTTCTAATTGCTTTCCCTCCATGGAAGAGCTTCAGTTCGCAGGTCCTGTTTAGAGTGTGGTACTCAGAATGGGACACTGGGTTACAAGGGTAGCCTGACCAGGTCAGACAACGGTGGGGTTACTTCCGTTCTCTAATTTGGATAGTATGCTGCTGTTCATTTCTGTGGATATGGCCCCAAATTTCCTCAGTCTTGGTATATACTTTTAATACATTGTGTTTGATCATTTAACTAAATATGgcttttaaaagcatatttgaCATTATCTAAGATGTTTGGTAGTACTGATCTTGTTATTTGTATCAgtgtttcatttcattaaatactTGTTTTTATGTTAAGGTTGTCTTTTTATAACCATTTTTACCAATTGTAAGATAGTATTACTTCATTAAGATTGGTGAATTACTTTTTGGTAAGATCTCACACTGCCATTTGGATAATTTGATTGGCCATTCTTTCCAATTAGCATACGTAATTGAATCAATATCTTTTTAGACCCATATGTCAAGCTTCTACTTGATGCCATGAAGCATTCGGGTTGGTAAGTAAATCTTTTTGAAGTGCTGCTCCATATTCTGgctgccaaaaacaaaaacaaaacccaaactggAACAATTTAAGATTTTTCACTTGAGGCTACAAAGCCTTTTCCATGTGGTAGGTGATGGTGATTGGCTGCATTCTCTCCAGGCAAGCCTTGTTCTCGCTGGACATCATCTGCCCTAATGCCAAATCTCTGGCTCTCCCATTCACCTCGGGTATTTAGTAAGGATTATACCTAAAATCTTTCTCGTAATTGCAAACCCGGCTTTACTGCTATGCCAGTGTCAGCATTGTCCTTAATGGAGAGGAAATCTCAGCTTGTTGCTGAGGAGCTGTCCAGGTGTTGTTTAATTTTGAAGGGATTAGAGGAAGACTTCTGAGGGCCACTTCTTAACATTCTGGCCCGAGGGCAGTAACTCCACCATATTTCCAATATGGCCTTAATTAGTCGACCAAAAGCTTTATGGAATCATAAGGTTCATAGAATTTGAACTAGGATAGATATTGCAGAGACAGTTTCCTTGTTTCACAGATGAGTCCTGAAGGTGTTAAGTTACTTTCCTGGTGTTTCCTATGCGTTAGTGGTGGAGGGGGTTTGATACAGTTCTCCTGGCCCAGGGCTGTTTCCTCTGTGCCACATGCACACTGCTTCTGGACATGGTCTCTTTAATCCATTCTTGCCTTTTAGTGCTGTGAACAGAGAAAGACACTTTTCTTGTGAAGACTGTAATGGAAATGTCAGTGGAGGTTTTGATGCTTCAATGTCTCAGGTAGGCATTTTTGCgaagttgttttctttcctccagttCTGATTTTGCTGAGCACCTTGCACATGCTGAGCGTTCTGTTTGGTAGACTTTGTGTGGGATTCACAAAATGAATTAGTCATGGTCCTTACTCTTAAGGAACTTACACTCTCACAGGGGAGATGGGACATGAACACAGACCATGATAAAATTTGGGTGAGGTTATAAACTATTTTAGGTGGGCATGGTTACCACTACAGAACAGTGATATGATTGACTGAAAGGTGCCAACAGATTCAGCTAGATTCACATAAAGCCTCTTCAGGGCAAAGAGGACAAACACTGTTGCCCAAAGCAGAGCAGGGAAAGCATGAGCGAAGGTGACATATTGCGAAAGCACAAGGTATATTTGGGGAATGGCATGTTGTCTAGTTTAGCTGGAGGGCAGGAATGCATGGGGAACAAGAGGAAGTAAGATTGGAAAGAAAGGTAGGCCATAGGGTGGGCTGCTTTGAATGCTAAGCTTAAGAATTTCACCTTTGCGTGGTGAGAAGTGATACACCTTTGAAAAATTTTGATTAGGGGGGTgagctttcttatctgtaaaatatgggTAATGATTATTTCTATCTTATAGAatggttatgagaattaaatgagacatttCTTATATAGAaaacatagtaagcattcaataaaagttattaattttaagtCACTGGAGGGTTTTGACAGAGTCTTGGAGGTGGTAGTTGGATTATGTCATGTGATGAGGGTAGTTGAAGGAGGTGTTCTGAGTAACTATTTCCATCGTAAATATATAACCCACATCTAACTACACTTAATTGTTTTCTTCTGGggaattttatatgtatttgcgTGATTTATAACTGTTTTCAGTAATCATGGGAAAAAGCAGCATAGCACAGGGGTGAGTGGTCCGGGTTTTGGAGTCAGGTAGACTTGAATTCAAATCCTAGTTCCCCTGCTCGTTAGCTGTGGggcttgggcaagttatttatttgccttattctcagtttcctcatttgtaaattggtCATCACAATACCTGTAGCTCTCAAAGTGAGTTTTGGTAAGTTCTTCCTCCCTTGTGGTTAAATACAGTGGACATTTTGAACCTTCATCTTACTTCTCAACGGTGTTGAACATAGTGGGcactctctttttaatttttttttgcagttaaaATTTGTATTGTGAGGTATCTCattcatacagaaaaataaaaaaacctatcTGTACACTTTCGGTCATAATACAATGAATACCTGTGTAACTGCCACCCACACGTGAAACAACCTTGCCAGGACCTCAGCAGCCTGTGTTCCCCTCGTGGATCacatctcctctccttccttaTTCGGACTTCTGTGGTGATCATTCCCTGCTTTCTGAGGGGCTTTGCCATCTGTAGATATTGTCTGACAATGTGTTACTTAATTGTCTGCTCTTAAGCTCTGACTTATATATAATAGTTGGTAGCTTTATGAAATTAAACAGTATATAGTCTTTGGTAACaattcttttgttcaacattgtgAGAGTGTTTCCTGTTGTGTACATCACTGATTTATTTAGTTTCACCGTTGGATAGTGTATCTATACTACAGTTTATCTAATACTGactttttccaacatttttattttgaataatgctgctgtgaatatttttacctttttttcctggTGCCCATGTGCAGAAGTTGTGGCTAGGAGAGGAATTGCAGGGTCATGTGGTACGCATACCGCTTGACTTTAGCAGGTAATGCCAAACACTTTCTTCCCATGGTTTTAGGTACACAGCACTCTTCTGTCGCTCCTTTGCTAGCTCACCTTTCTCTACCAGTCCTGAAATGTTGAAGTGCCTTAATCCTTGGTGTTAGATCCCCTTCGTTTTTACTCTGCACTCTGCCAAAgtgatctcatttattttcctagGTCAGAGCTCTCTTTTGAACTTCACATCACTATATCCAAGTACCCACTTACTGCCTATACTTGGATGTCCACAAGGCATCTCAGACCTGACGTGTCCAAGTCCAAACTGGTAATTTTTACCACACCTCACCCCCATCTAACCTGGTCTTTTAGTTTTGCATATTTCAGTGAATGGTACCACCATCCATCCTATTACATAGCCAGAAATGAGGGAGTCATTCTTGATACCTCCAACTCCCTTCCCATATTCTATCCATCACTAAATTTTGTCCAATTTACCTCCTACATACCTTTTATTGGCTCCCACTATCCCACTGTCAGATATCATGACCCCTTGCCTAGAATACTTTATTAGACTTCAACTAGTCTCTGTACATCTAGTTTTGGTCATCTTATGCTTATTTTCCCGACTATAgtcaaaaggagaaagacaaaataaaacaaaagcaccCCCCTGTTTCACCACTCCTTTCTAGTGACTTCCCATTGCTCTCAGGATAAAGCCAGAGTTCAGTGATTTGGCCACTGCTGACTGACCTCACCCGCCTTAGCTCATGCCTACCGCCTCCAGCGCTGTGCTTCAGCGATACAGGCCTgctttcagcttctcacacattcTCTTCCTTCAACTCTCCCCCTACCCTCTGCATAGgttgttctctctgtctggaatgctcccttcccttctcagaTTTAACTCCCATTCATCCATTAGGTCCCAGTTTAAACATTCCTTCTGAAGAGAAGCCTTTCCCAGCCTTTCAGACCAGGTCAGGCATTCTCATTGTAAGTACTCACGACCACCTGGGTTTTTCTCACGACAACTGTCATTGCGtgtatttaaacattttggtaaatatttgatCAATTTCTATCTCCATTAGTAGATTATAAATATACTAATAggtcttaataaatattagttgaataaatggatgttgaatgaatgtatatgAAGTATCTAGCGTGTATCCCAGTGTCTGGCGCATAGGAAGTACACAATAAATGGTAACTGTTATTATTAGGATACCTCATGTCTTTATTATTCCGTGTGCTGCTGGCTTTTGGCACGTTTTCCTGAAGGTCTTTCTGAGGATTTCCCCTGGTAATTCTAGTAGAATGGGACAGTGGTGGTCATTCATTATTGATTCATTGCTCATTCAGAAACTTGATAAGAagcattttatgtatattctcatttaattctcacaattctatgaggtaggtactccATCCTCTTTTTatagtggaggaaactgaggcacagggagttaagagacttgcctaagatcaccGAATTCGTAAGGAATGGGGCTGGAATTTGAATCTGTCTACTTTGTTCCAAAGTCCACACTCTTAATATGACACAAAACTCCACAATGCTGTGGAGTCCAAGACACACTGGTACAGTCAGCCCCGTGAGGACAGTGAATAAGTGTCCTTACTGTAAGTGCTGCTGTGGTCcaaagagaggagaagggagaagttaGCCATGGGGAAGGCTTACAGAGCTTGTAGTTAATACTGGGCCTTGACACATAGGTGGGTGTGGGGGTCAGTGGAGAAGCGTGGGCGGAGACAATCCAAGCAGGTGAGGCCCCTCAGGTGAGAGAGAGGATGGAATCCGTGAAATGAGAGTAGATTGTAGAAATAATCGAACTTCTCTTGTTTTGGTGCCTCCTAGATTGTTTTGTGCCAGAATAATATTCGTAATCAGGCCCATATGAACAGAGTGGTCACTCACGAGCTCATTCATGCATTTGACCATTGTCGTGCTCACGTCGACTGGTTCACCAACGTCAGACACTTGGCATGCTCAGAGGTGAGTTTCATTGTCGAGCATGTCTTTTTAGGACATGTCCAGGACACTTAGAGCATTTTACTCAATTTATAGTTACTGTCATAGTTCCACGTTAGTTTTGAATTTCTGTGTTTAACTACTGAATATAATTTTTGAGACAcaagagacattttaaatatctttttagaaTTGTCTTAAGTATAACCTTTAAATCCTAATAACAGTGATGATTAACTAATTAACTAACtataataataaactattttatagAATAAACTAGCCAAtgtaaaaaataaggatagttaacatttactgagggctGTGTGCCCAACACTATACTGTTTGTGGAttgttatttaatcttcacaacaacccatgGAGGTGGACACTATTATCCGCATTTTATATCTATGGAAAGTGAGGCATTTGTTTAGATTCTGTAGTTAGTAAGAGGAAGAAGCAGGATTGCAACCAGGGTTCTTAACTGGTTTGCTGTGCTGTCTTCCATTGCTTTGTCTTCCAACGCTCCTGGCTTGTCCCTGAGCAAAACATTTAGTCtcaaaaatacaacataaaaagaTAGCTATTATTCAGTACTTTGTATTActctcatgtgtgtgtgttttatgcaAATGTACTCGTATGTGCCTAGAGAGACATACGTatttcatatttgcattttattaatcgAAGTGTGCAATGTGCTAAGTTAAAAAACTTGCTAAgttaaaaaactaatataaattttaagctatttatactttataactttgattattttctctttcctttgaaattaatAAGCAACCCCAGTGCATGGAATTATAACTCTTATTATTTGGAGAGTAGACTAAGAGTTTCGAAATGTGTCTCTCCTTTGGGTGTTATGAAAATTAATACTGCCTGTTAGCTAGTGAAAGTGTGTTAAGCGCCTTGAGCGCCTCAGAGGATCAAGGCTGTGTTATTGTAGAAGTAACAAGAAGTGGGCCGTTCTATTTGCAATGAATCAGCAAAAATGTGGCCAGGTTGGCTGTAGAATCTGTGGGGTAGTTTCAAgacttctttttcctcatctattaaagcTGCTTTTTACCTTGGAGATGTAGTAAATTAGAAAACATGTCCTCCTAACTGCAGGCTGTCATGCTCAGTTTGGAATGTTCTTGGTTCTCTGTGCTTTGTACCACTTAATTTTTCATAGGACAATCGAGGCTCTGGAGGAAGGATATGAACTCATACAGGTTTAAGGGAAGGTCCAAAAGGGTTTCAGTGATTTAGGCTACGGCTGGGAAGTTCTTATGCTCCAAGTGCCTTAGATATTGATGTGTTCAGTTTTAAGTCACATTGAAACTCAGTTTGTAgatctttggaaaaatgctttCTTGAAGTCCTTTTGGAAATTTTGGATGTTTGTGTCTTGTAGAGAGCATGGACTTTTTAACTCTTAAATCCAAATCTCTGACTTTTGGTTCCAAAGAAATTAGTTCTGTCAGTAAGGCTACAGtgtaaaagtttgaaaattttctttgttaGATGATTGACCCCCcgccacccaccccacccagtgTGTTTGGCATTGTCTAGCATAGCTCATCCATagctgttctttttcttaatttaagaaCACCTTGAGTCAATAGAGTTTAGAAAACTCTTATAGACACTCTGTTCTCAGAAAAACTtgctaattttatattattttaccataaaaaaatGTGCGGATATAAAGGTATAGAGTGTGagcatttactttcttttcatttgcctTCTGTCTCTGTGTAGGTTCGAGCTGCTAACCTTAGTGGAGACTGCTCACTTACAAATGAAATTTTCAGGTTACATTTTGGATTAAAACAACACCATCAGGTAAGAAGTAACATGAAATTACTTACCCTCAAGAGTGCTAAGAGTGGAAATAGTGAATAAAGGAATAAGGAGTACATTtagtatttgaaatttgaaagaaCTACTTAtatgaaaagaatacaaaatgtaTACCGTTTAAGCCAAACAGATGGAATTTAGTTTTACTTTGTAATTATGGGCATGCCGTGTGACTGATGGAGATTTTTATAGTGAAAAGAGCTCTGATCTCACTCTTGGGATACTTTTTCAGATGGGGGTAGATAAGGAATGGAAGTGCAATCACAGCCTGTCTTATCTAGCAGTCCTGGACTTATATTTGGAAGCTACCACGGTATTCTCCAGACAAAAAAGTAGTACCTTTCAGAACAGAGACTGCATTGCAGCACAGGTTATGGCTGTGTATTAGTGCAACTTTAAAGGATGTAATATGTGACAGCAAAGCTTTGGATTGGCACAGACTTGATTATGATGAACTGAGCTGAGAGGGattttgtaaacaaaacaaagcaaaaccaaagaaaactataggccagaTCATCCTGCTAGAAAGCTTTTAGGATCTGCGATGGATGACGGGGAGAAGAGTGTAGACCTGATGGACTGATAATGAATGTAAGCAGTTCTGCCCCCAGCAGCCCAGGGGCTCTGTGTCCACACTTAGGAGAAAGGCTGATCAGACATTTTCTGTGGGAGGAACTTGCTGGGCCAATTTGTGAGGTACGTGGGCATCAGCATAGCAGTTTCAACCAGATGCAAAGAAGATAGGCTTGGGACAACAGGAAGGCCCTTTGTTCTTTAGAGAAGAGAGTAACTAATCTCGGGGGTGGAGGGTAGAGTCACAGGGAACCACTAAGAAACTGTGAACTTGGTGAATGGGAGCTAGAAGAGAAGCCTGCGGCCTGGCGAGGGTGATGACGCAGAAAGGGGCGTGTTTTGCTTTCGGCCTGTGCTGTCAGCTGTGATGTGCCACTGAGTTGCCTTGTACCACATGTCTTCTGTGCCCTTGAACCCCTGTTTCTCTGGTCGATTCAGCTCAGGCTGCATTTGATTGGGCTGTGTGCCCTGGCTCAGAGGGGTGGAAAGGTGGAAGTAGGGGTACACATCGGCTCACCTAGAGAAGAGGATAACGGGGCTAAGGCCTGTGGTCTAGGGCCAGAGTCTTTGGAAGAGAAGTCTCGCCTCTTTTTACCttgggcagcagcagcagaaaacaAATAGAGCTAGCAGCAGGATGGAAAATATGTGGAGGTAGTGGGAACCTGGTTGTGGGAGAACAGTCTTAGAGAAAGGAGTCCCTGCTTTTGTACAGCATGTACCCAAGAAATAGAAACAAGGATTACAGGAGCTGATTGTAAAATTGCACacttttaacagaaatttattatttctggaaAGAAGTAAATCTGGACTGTGATCTATACTTGCGTCTCCCATTTCTGTGGCTCCAGGAGACAAATTTTTAccaccatttttgtttttttcctggaggaGAGAAATTTCCTCTTTCTGGCATTTGCTATTGTGGCTTCCTCTCTTTCTTATTCCTTTATGCCTGGGGTTTAGTTTTAAAATCAGTGGTATAATTtaggttgagaagcactggtttatAGTCCAACATTAGTGAGTATTTCCAAGTTGGGCATGTTCACCAGGCTAAAGTAAAACTGGGAACATGCTGAGAAAAGCAGTGATTGACAGGATGCATAGCCATCAGAACCAgtgtttggttatttttcaggaaaaagttAAATGCCATTCTTTTGAGTTTTAGTTTGGTCCTGTGGagaaataaattgattaaaagCTCTCCAATAACTGCACTGGCAGGATCTTATGTTtcttgaaatatttagaaaactgaGCAATTTTAGTCTACTACTAtgtaaattataaagtaaatttaggtaaattattttcttagtaagAGAACTTTAATGCCCATGCAAAGaatactaaggaaaaaaatgtttgatttttttttccccccttgaaaAATTGAGACACATTccaattttgtgtatatatatatatatatatatatatatatatatatatatacatatatacaaaatcaatatatatatgtgatttccTATTGCCTGGGGAAGAGTGCTTCTCTTGAAGGAAAAGTTATCTAGCATTGGTCAACTGAAAAGTTAAGGAAGAGAGTTGCagaagaaaagtatattttaaatttatttaaattttattaaaaattcaaccAGAACCTTATTTATACACGTTCTATAATTTTCCAAATTGGGAGTTATTGTTTGGCAAACACTGCCTAGAACTTCAGAGAATGACATCTGCTTATATTattggaaaagatgaaaaaattggGGGAGGTCTTACTTACACctaaataattatatgtataccTAAATAATCTTTCTCCTTAGACTTGTGTGAGAGACAGAGCCATTCATTCTATCCTGGCTGTTAGGAATATCAGCAAGGAAGTAGCTCAAAAGGCTGTTGATGAAGTTTTTGAATCTTGTTTCAATGACCACGAACCTTTTGGAAGGATCCCACATAACAAGACTTATGCAAGATATGCTCATAGAGACTTTCAAAACCGTGATCGGTATTACTCAAATATATGAAGacaatgacattttatattaCAGAG contains:
- the ATP23 gene encoding mitochondrial inner membrane protease ATP23 homolog isoform X4, which codes for MNRVVTHELIHAFDHCRAHVDWFTNVRHLACSEVRAANLSGDCSLTNEIFRLHFGLKQHHQTCVRDRAIHSILAVRNISKEVAQKAVDEVFESCFNDHEPFGRIPHNKTYARYAHRDFQNRDRYYSNI
- the ATP23 gene encoding mitochondrial inner membrane protease ATP23 homolog isoform X2, whose protein sequence is MKHSGCAVNRERHFSCEDCNGNVSGGFDASMSQIVLCQNNIRNQAHMNRVVTHELIHAFDHCRAHVDWFTNVRHLACSEVRAANLSGDCSLTNEIFRLHFGLKQHHQTCVRDRAIHSILAVRNISKEVAQKAVDEVFESCFNDHEPFGRIPHNKTYARYAHRDFQNRDRYYSNI
- the ATP23 gene encoding mitochondrial inner membrane protease ATP23 homolog isoform X3 — protein: MPVIHPAHPDRVDLLGRVWCIPAAGDPYVKLLLDAMKHSGCAVNRERHFSCEDCNGNVSGGFDASMSQIVLCQNNIRNQAHMNRVVTHELIHAFDHCRAHVDWFTNVRHLACSEVRAANLSGDCSLTNEIFRLHFGLKQHHQTCVRDRAIHSILAVRNISKEVAQKAVDEVFESCFNDHEPFGRIPHNKTYARYAHRDFQNRDRYYSNI
- the ATP23 gene encoding mitochondrial inner membrane protease ATP23 homolog isoform X1, producing MAGASDERRPGPAAGESLQQQHVSCQVFPERLAQGKPQQGFLSSFFSNNQKCQLMLLKTLQTNPYVKLLLDAMKHSGCAVNRERHFSCEDCNGNVSGGFDASMSQIVLCQNNIRNQAHMNRVVTHELIHAFDHCRAHVDWFTNVRHLACSEVRAANLSGDCSLTNEIFRLHFGLKQHHQTCVRDRAIHSILAVRNISKEVAQKAVDEVFESCFNDHEPFGRIPHNKTYARYAHRDFQNRDRYYSNI
- the ATP23 gene encoding mitochondrial inner membrane protease ATP23 homolog isoform X5, which encodes MSTRHLRPDVSKSKLIVLCQNNIRNQAHMNRVVTHELIHAFDHCRAHVDWFTNVRHLACSEVRAANLSGDCSLTNEIFRLHFGLKQHHQTCVRDRAIHSILAVRNISKEVAQKAVDEVFESCFNDHEPFGRIPHNKTYARYAHRDFQNRDRYYSNI